A single window of Sphingobacterium sp. ML3W DNA harbors:
- a CDS encoding kelch repeat-containing protein — protein sequence MKIIPLLLSTFIFMQCNTANKNAEIMWSNTDSLPKTVNGQTQLGVAGPLVGIHQNHLLIAGGANFPEKMPWEGGIKKYQRSAYIYQIKDQSLKLADTLSFDTSTAYAANCSTKEGIYTAGGENESGASSQFHIYKWNGEQHNFDVQKLSDLPIPLSNASLVASEDKLYLVGGENTTLVSDKIYQYDQEWKEYLTLPYPITHTVAVVKENYLYLFGGRTRETNAISTLYKSCYKIDLKTKEIVQIADLPEALSAGTGFKDNKGRLFLVGGDNGTTFHKVEHLILKIANEANPIHKENLIEEKATIQSKHPGFTKEVLQYNEKSNTWKVVSNLAVGAPVTTTAVYHDQHVYIPSGEIRAGVRSAGILTGTIN from the coding sequence ATGAAAATTATTCCTCTTTTACTAAGCACTTTTATATTTATGCAATGCAACACAGCTAACAAGAACGCAGAAATCATGTGGTCCAATACAGATTCTTTGCCAAAAACGGTTAATGGTCAAACCCAACTTGGGGTTGCTGGTCCACTTGTAGGAATTCATCAGAATCATCTATTGATTGCTGGCGGTGCCAATTTTCCAGAAAAGATGCCTTGGGAAGGAGGAATAAAAAAATATCAACGTTCAGCCTACATTTATCAGATCAAAGATCAGTCCCTAAAGCTAGCAGACACGCTATCTTTTGACACTTCAACTGCATATGCTGCAAACTGTAGTACGAAAGAAGGAATATATACTGCAGGGGGAGAAAATGAATCGGGTGCTTCATCACAATTCCATATTTATAAATGGAACGGTGAACAACATAACTTTGACGTCCAAAAACTGTCTGACCTACCTATCCCACTCAGTAATGCGAGTTTGGTGGCTAGCGAGGATAAACTATATTTAGTTGGTGGTGAAAATACCACCCTTGTTTCCGATAAAATATATCAATATGACCAAGAGTGGAAAGAATACCTAACTCTTCCTTATCCTATAACGCATACCGTTGCGGTGGTTAAAGAAAATTACCTATACCTATTCGGAGGTCGTACCCGAGAAACGAATGCCATCAGTACATTATACAAATCTTGTTACAAAATAGACCTCAAGACAAAAGAAATTGTTCAGATAGCCGATTTACCTGAAGCCCTTTCCGCAGGAACAGGTTTCAAAGATAATAAGGGCCGTTTATTTTTAGTCGGTGGTGATAATGGTACAACATTCCACAAAGTAGAGCACCTAATCCTAAAAATCGCCAATGAAGCGAATCCAATACATAAAGAAAACCTGATCGAAGAAAAAGCAACGATACAATCAAAACATCCTGGGTTTACAAAAGAGGTGTTACAATATAATGAAAAATCCAATACATGGAAGGTGGTTAGCAACTTAGCTGTAGGTGCTCCTGTCACAACAACGGCTGTTTACCATGACCAACACGTTTATATTCCTTCGGGGGAAATTAGAGCAGGTGTCAGATCTGCTGGAATATTGACGGGAACAATAAACTAA
- a CDS encoding FadR/GntR family transcriptional regulator, which produces MLENVDTSSLVDKVENHIINLIRTRNLQIGESLPKEAELSESIGVSRTVIREALLRLRMIGLIESGKNKGAVLTNPNLLSPLKKVFHPAMLNEDTLKDIFEMRLALEVGMAELIFDRTTDLDIKELEEIVLRESYDMETTLFQIEEEVAFHGKLYKISGNKMLMDFQELLLPIFQYVHDSGLLNKNRSPKEFVSHQQLVALLKGGDVMAFKDGIRKHLDNHYYHLLRH; this is translated from the coding sequence ATGCTAGAAAATGTAGATACCTCAAGTTTAGTAGATAAAGTAGAGAATCATATTATTAATTTAATTCGCACCCGTAACCTTCAGATAGGAGAGTCTTTGCCTAAAGAAGCAGAATTATCGGAAAGTATTGGTGTATCAAGAACTGTGATTCGGGAGGCACTTTTGCGCTTACGCATGATAGGTCTAATTGAATCTGGAAAAAATAAAGGTGCAGTTTTGACCAATCCAAATCTGCTATCTCCATTAAAAAAGGTTTTCCATCCTGCCATGTTAAATGAAGATACATTAAAAGATATTTTTGAAATGCGTCTTGCATTAGAGGTGGGAATGGCTGAATTGATATTCGACCGTACTACAGATTTAGACATCAAAGAGTTGGAAGAAATAGTGCTCCGTGAGTCTTATGATATGGAGACAACATTATTCCAGATTGAAGAAGAGGTTGCATTTCATGGGAAACTATATAAAATTTCGGGTAATAAAATGCTCATGGATTTTCAAGAGTTGTTATTGCCTATCTTTCAATATGTACATGATAGTGGTCTTTTGAATAAAAATAGGTCACCAAAAGAATTCGTTTCACACCAGCAATTAGTGGCATTATTGAAGGGCGGTGATGTGATGGCCTTTAAAGATGGAATAAGAAAACATCTCGATAACCACTATTATCATTTGCTGAGACACTAG
- a CDS encoding dipeptidase: protein MKIFILQVAMVTSSIGMVQAQDYQEIHKSLTVVDGHNDVIITSILKGKDISDRLETNHTDIPRLIEGGVDVQVFAVWSDDNKWKTEAFKHANDQIDALEKVLAKNPDKIKLAKSSAEIDQITMQGKIAAVIGIEGGNMIESSIANLETLYNRGARYLTLTWNYDLPWATCAAEESKTKSTEGKGLTDLGKDIIRKMNALGMMVDLSHGGEKTFYDVIATSTKPILVSHSNAYRLTPHYRNLKDDQLAALKKNGGVVGVNFYSGFLDKNYEKRIKQLYKKQFGKEGDFTLSASGQYHKLSDEFRHQADAPLSELLKHIDYLVKKVGIDHVAVGSDYDGIESTPQGLEDVSKLPLLTKSLLKRGYSQDDVAKIMGLNFLRILKENEN, encoded by the coding sequence ATGAAAATTTTTATTTTACAAGTCGCAATGGTCACCTCTAGTATAGGGATGGTTCAAGCACAAGATTATCAGGAGATTCATAAATCGTTGACTGTTGTGGATGGACATAATGATGTGATTATTACTTCCATTCTGAAAGGTAAAGATATTAGCGATCGTTTGGAAACTAACCATACTGATATTCCTCGTTTGATTGAGGGTGGGGTGGATGTTCAAGTGTTTGCTGTTTGGTCTGATGACAATAAATGGAAAACAGAAGCATTTAAACATGCAAATGATCAGATTGATGCTTTAGAAAAAGTACTGGCTAAAAATCCAGATAAAATCAAATTAGCAAAAAGCAGTGCAGAAATCGATCAAATCACGATGCAAGGTAAAATAGCGGCTGTGATTGGTATCGAAGGAGGCAATATGATTGAAAGTAGTATTGCTAATCTTGAAACGTTATATAATCGTGGAGCTCGTTATTTGACTTTAACATGGAATTATGATCTCCCCTGGGCCACATGTGCCGCAGAAGAATCTAAAACAAAATCTACAGAAGGAAAAGGTTTGACAGATTTAGGAAAAGATATTATTCGGAAAATGAATGCACTGGGTATGATGGTTGATCTTTCTCATGGTGGCGAAAAAACATTTTATGATGTGATAGCGACTTCAACAAAACCAATTTTAGTTTCGCATAGTAATGCTTATCGATTAACACCGCATTATCGAAATTTGAAAGATGACCAATTAGCAGCCTTGAAGAAAAATGGTGGAGTTGTTGGAGTAAACTTTTATTCTGGTTTTTTAGATAAGAACTACGAAAAAAGAATTAAGCAATTGTATAAAAAACAGTTTGGCAAGGAAGGTGATTTTACCCTTTCGGCTTCTGGTCAATATCATAAATTATCTGATGAATTTAGACATCAAGCAGATGCTCCATTAAGTGAATTATTGAAGCATATCGATTATTTAGTGAAAAAAGTAGGTATCGACCATGTTGCTGTCGGTTCAGACTATGATGGTATAGAATCTACTCCTCAAGGATTAGAGGATGTCAGTAAATTGCCATTATTGACAAAATCTTTATTAAAAAGAGGTTATTCTCAAGATGATGTTGCGAAGATTATGGGATTGAACTTCTTAAGGATATTAAAAGAAAATGAAAATTAG
- a CDS encoding serine hydrolase domain-containing protein encodes MISSIRLLFIALFAIGYLHPNRLHAQYKSTIINETVLLNNVDALLPLGKLDQSKITVCTVDSSFFSAFNNQLSRYADVSYADFNHFDEQIKYSNVVIVAIKSEALTTTIIAQLQQAKANNKNIILAIFGKGEALSLLNNFTTPILWNQDSSVKTQKNAAMSIFGGVSTVNKLNRTYATHMTQGMGEATGQIRLQYVDDYDAMHLAKLSKKIDAIAEEAIAEEATPGAVVMVIKNGQVIFEKGYGYHTYSKKEPTTIDNIFDLASISKIVGTTPVIMRLTEQGVVDLNKPIGDYLWQAKSTNKKDIPLKSVMLHEAGFTPYIPFYKNLKSGDLQRFYSPSHDVKVADSAYLVHDYYQKVMWPEMLNSEVKPIGNYVYSDISMYVMKEVAEHQTAIPIQDYVQNNFYRPLGMKTAGYNPRARFAKEVIIPTELDTSFRKVLLQGYVHDQGAAMAGGVAGHAGLFATANDLAIYGQLLLNKGEYGGERYFKAETVEQFTSKQSLSSRRGLGFDRWDANLKNEYPSKLSNPSVYGHTGYTGTCIWIDPQNQLIYIFLSNRVHPQVSTKLLNLNIRSRIQDAIYEVIE; translated from the coding sequence ATGATAAGTAGCATAAGACTTCTATTTATTGCACTTTTTGCAATAGGTTATCTCCATCCAAATCGCTTACATGCCCAATATAAATCTACTATTATTAACGAAACCGTGCTTCTTAATAATGTCGATGCCTTACTTCCTTTAGGCAAGTTAGATCAGTCTAAGATTACTGTTTGTACAGTGGATTCTAGTTTTTTTAGTGCGTTTAATAATCAATTATCACGTTATGCTGATGTTAGTTATGCTGATTTTAATCATTTTGATGAACAGATTAAATACAGCAACGTTGTTATTGTGGCAATCAAATCTGAAGCGCTCACAACCACTATTATAGCCCAATTGCAACAAGCAAAAGCTAATAACAAAAATATCATTTTAGCAATTTTTGGAAAAGGGGAGGCTTTGTCCTTGCTCAATAACTTTACTACCCCTATTTTGTGGAATCAAGATAGTTCGGTTAAAACGCAGAAAAATGCAGCAATGTCGATTTTTGGAGGTGTTTCTACAGTCAATAAGCTTAATCGAACATATGCTACCCATATGACTCAGGGTATGGGGGAGGCGACCGGTCAAATTCGACTTCAATATGTCGACGATTATGATGCCATGCACCTTGCTAAATTATCGAAGAAAATAGACGCAATTGCTGAAGAAGCCATAGCTGAAGAGGCAACACCAGGTGCAGTTGTCATGGTCATTAAGAATGGTCAAGTAATCTTTGAAAAAGGATATGGCTACCATACTTATTCAAAAAAAGAACCAACGACCATTGATAACATTTTTGATTTGGCCTCTATCAGTAAAATAGTTGGTACTACACCTGTTATTATGCGGTTGACAGAGCAAGGGGTCGTTGATTTAAATAAGCCAATCGGCGATTACCTTTGGCAGGCTAAATCAACGAATAAAAAGGATATCCCATTAAAAAGTGTCATGCTTCATGAAGCTGGGTTTACGCCCTATATCCCATTTTATAAAAATTTGAAATCGGGAGATTTACAACGTTTTTATTCTCCTTCTCATGATGTCAAGGTAGCCGATAGTGCTTACCTGGTTCATGATTATTATCAAAAGGTGATGTGGCCAGAGATGCTTAATTCGGAGGTGAAGCCTATTGGGAATTATGTGTATAGTGATATTAGCATGTATGTGATGAAGGAAGTGGCAGAACATCAGACTGCAATACCAATTCAAGATTATGTGCAAAATAACTTTTATCGACCATTGGGGATGAAGACTGCTGGTTATAATCCAAGGGCACGCTTTGCGAAAGAGGTGATTATACCCACAGAACTGGATACTTCCTTTAGAAAGGTGTTACTACAGGGGTATGTACATGACCAAGGTGCGGCGATGGCTGGTGGTGTAGCTGGCCATGCCGGATTATTTGCAACAGCTAATGACTTGGCAATCTATGGACAACTGTTACTGAATAAAGGTGAATATGGGGGAGAGCGGTATTTTAAGGCTGAAACTGTCGAACAATTTACCTCGAAACAATCACTATCAAGCCGACGGGGATTGGGTTTTGACCGTTGGGATGCAAACTTAAAAAATGAATATCCATCAAAATTATCTAACCCTTCGGTATATGGACATACGGGATATACAGGTACTTGTATTTGGATCGATCCACAAAATCAATTGATTTATATCTTTCTGTCAAACCGTGTACACCCTCAAGTTTCTACGAAATTATTGAATCTTAATATCCGGAGCCGCATACAAGATGCTATATACGAGGTAATTGAATAA
- the radA gene encoding DNA repair protein RadA, translating into MAKTKSAYFCQSCGFESAKWLGQCPSCKQWNSLVEEIVEKASSKVPEWRSTSLTSSPKRANKAAVIHEIVYQDESRILTPDQEFNRVLGGGIVPGSLVLIGGEPGIGKSTLMLQLALSIPQVKTLYISGEESEQQIKMRAERLSQSSNANCYILTETSTQNIFKQIEIVQPDVIVIDSIQTLHSSQIESAPGSVSQVRECTAELLRFAKETSTPVLIVGHITKDGSIAGPKVLEHMVDTVLQFEGDRHHVYRILRAVKNRFGSASELGIYEMQGTGLREVSNPSEIMISQRDAPVSGVSIAAMLEGARPMMIEVQALVSNSAFGNPQRTSTGFDTKRLSMLLAVLEKRFGFRLSAQDVFLNIAGGLRVEDPAIDLAVIVAIISSQQDIAVKTSMTFAGEVGLSGEIRAVNRIEQRIAEAEKLGFEGIFISKFNTKGLDAKKYNIAIRPIATLEDVFRALFG; encoded by the coding sequence ATGGCAAAGACAAAATCAGCATATTTCTGTCAAAGTTGTGGGTTTGAATCTGCAAAATGGTTGGGACAGTGTCCTTCCTGTAAACAATGGAATTCTCTCGTAGAAGAAATTGTAGAGAAAGCAAGTTCGAAAGTTCCAGAATGGCGAAGTACCTCCTTAACCTCATCTCCTAAGCGAGCAAATAAAGCCGCAGTTATCCATGAGATTGTGTATCAAGATGAATCACGTATTTTAACTCCCGATCAGGAATTTAACCGTGTATTAGGTGGGGGGATAGTCCCAGGATCTTTAGTACTGATAGGTGGTGAACCGGGCATTGGTAAATCTACCTTAATGTTACAATTAGCCTTATCGATTCCACAGGTAAAGACTTTATATATTTCTGGAGAAGAAAGTGAGCAGCAGATCAAGATGAGAGCCGAGCGTCTATCACAATCTTCCAATGCGAACTGTTATATATTGACCGAAACTTCAACACAAAATATATTCAAGCAGATTGAAATCGTACAACCCGATGTCATCGTTATCGATTCCATTCAAACGCTACATTCTTCTCAAATAGAATCAGCACCAGGTTCGGTATCGCAGGTAAGAGAGTGTACAGCAGAATTGTTGCGGTTTGCAAAAGAAACGAGTACACCAGTTTTGATTGTAGGGCATATTACAAAAGACGGCTCTATTGCTGGGCCCAAGGTGTTAGAACATATGGTAGATACGGTCCTGCAGTTTGAGGGTGATCGACACCATGTATACCGTATATTGAGAGCAGTGAAAAACCGTTTTGGTTCAGCATCAGAATTGGGTATATATGAGATGCAAGGTACTGGTCTGAGAGAAGTATCCAATCCTTCTGAAATCATGATCTCGCAACGAGATGCACCTGTAAGTGGGGTATCGATTGCAGCCATGTTAGAAGGTGCTCGTCCAATGATGATCGAGGTACAGGCATTGGTTAGTAATTCTGCTTTTGGAAATCCACAGCGTACGTCCACAGGTTTCGATACCAAAAGATTAAGTATGCTACTTGCAGTACTGGAGAAACGATTTGGTTTTCGTCTGAGTGCACAGGATGTTTTCCTAAATATTGCAGGAGGATTGCGCGTTGAAGATCCAGCAATAGATTTGGCTGTCATTGTTGCTATCATATCTTCACAACAAGATATTGCTGTGAAAACGAGTATGACTTTTGCTGGTGAAGTAGGTTTATCTGGAGAGATTCGAGCAGTGAACCGGATAGAGCAACGTATTGCGGAAGCTGAAAAATTGGGTTTTGAGGGTATTTTTATTTCAAAATTTAATACAAAAGGCTTAGATGCTAAAAAATATAATATTGCAATCCGTCCTATTGCGACGCTTGAAGACGTATTTAGGGCTTTATTTGGATAA
- a CDS encoding DUF1294 domain-containing protein yields the protein MKQIIVISFLFINLFTLIIFYIDKRKARKKVNRISEKSLLTLCAFGGTLGGFIAMQFFRHKTKKRSFLLPFYIIIIIQIGLLYLYVKQNKCI from the coding sequence ATGAAGCAAATAATCGTAATTTCTTTTTTATTCATCAATCTATTCACCCTAATAATTTTCTATATCGACAAACGGAAAGCTAGAAAAAAAGTCAATAGAATATCGGAGAAATCGTTACTTACCTTATGTGCTTTTGGTGGTACTTTAGGTGGATTTATAGCCATGCAATTCTTTAGGCATAAAACAAAAAAGAGAAGCTTTTTGCTCCCCTTTTATATCATTATTATAATACAAATTGGTTTATTATACCTCTATGTAAAGCAAAATAAATGTATCTAA
- a CDS encoding RNA polymerase sigma factor: MNLEQEFVILLEKNQNIIHKICKIYTDQEAAHQDLFQEITIQLWHSYPKFRGEAKFSTWAYRIGLNTAISLFRNKKRTLPVIAWDQKLEKISYEEYDPDKDDQLQYLYEAIQHLNDIEKALIYLYLEDKDYTEIAETLGISEVNARVKMNRTKTKLKEILKKRGAL; encoded by the coding sequence ATGAATTTAGAACAAGAGTTTGTCATACTTTTAGAAAAGAATCAAAATATTATCCATAAGATCTGTAAAATTTATACCGATCAAGAGGCTGCCCATCAAGATCTTTTCCAAGAAATAACCATACAGCTCTGGCATTCTTATCCAAAATTCAGAGGAGAAGCAAAGTTTAGTACCTGGGCATATCGAATTGGGCTAAATACTGCGATATCACTATTTAGGAACAAAAAAAGGACTTTACCAGTTATTGCGTGGGATCAAAAATTAGAAAAGATATCATATGAAGAATACGACCCGGATAAAGATGATCAACTTCAATATTTATATGAAGCTATCCAGCATTTGAATGATATTGAAAAAGCACTCATATACCTTTATCTGGAAGATAAGGATTACACAGAAATCGCTGAAACTTTAGGAATAAGTGAGGTGAATGCTCGTGTTAAAATGAATAGAACAAAGACAAAATTGAAAGAAATATTAAAAAAGAGAGGAGCTTTATAA
- a CDS encoding dihydrodipicolinate synthase family protein gives MSNYKLQGLVAAPFTPMLTNGDINIAAIPAYYALLKKNKVSGAFICGSTGEGVSLTFDEKVAIMQTWADITAMDKDFKVITLVGGTNIKECCILAQKAEEIGLFGISFTSPFYFKPANVDQLAKCCTEIAAAAPNTAFYYYHIPVLTGGNFQMIDLLKAIDGKISNFAGIKYTHEDFMDYLSCLNFADRKYDMLWGRDENMLSALVLGAKGAVGSTYNYAAPLYLDLIKAYESGDFETANALQQKSIDMITLLGKYGGISVGKSYMKLIGLDCGTFRLPVRNMSAQDYENFKADVATLHFPDFQSTI, from the coding sequence ATGAGCAATTACAAGTTACAAGGCCTCGTTGCCGCACCATTTACGCCCATGCTAACAAATGGCGATATCAACATTGCTGCAATTCCGGCATATTACGCCTTATTGAAAAAAAATAAGGTTTCTGGAGCATTTATTTGCGGCTCCACGGGTGAGGGTGTATCCTTAACTTTTGACGAAAAAGTGGCTATTATGCAAACTTGGGCAGATATCACTGCAATGGACAAAGATTTTAAAGTGATAACACTTGTCGGAGGAACGAATATCAAGGAATGCTGTATATTGGCACAAAAGGCCGAAGAAATTGGTTTATTCGGGATTTCGTTTACCTCACCCTTCTATTTCAAGCCTGCCAATGTTGACCAATTAGCTAAATGCTGTACAGAGATAGCCGCAGCAGCACCTAATACGGCATTCTACTACTACCATATCCCTGTATTAACAGGTGGCAACTTTCAAATGATTGATTTATTAAAAGCAATTGATGGAAAAATCAGCAATTTCGCAGGGATAAAATATACGCATGAAGATTTCATGGACTATCTTTCTTGCTTAAATTTTGCTGATCGCAAATACGATATGTTATGGGGTAGAGATGAAAATATGCTATCTGCACTTGTCTTAGGAGCTAAAGGAGCTGTTGGAAGTACCTACAATTATGCAGCCCCCCTATACCTTGACCTGATCAAGGCATATGAAAGTGGTGATTTTGAAACTGCCAATGCTTTACAACAAAAATCTATCGATATGATTACATTGTTGGGGAAATATGGCGGTATCTCAGTGGGCAAATCTTATATGAAATTAATTGGACTCGACTGCGGAACATTCAGACTTCCGGTACGCAATATGTCTGCACAAGATTATGAAAACTTTAAAGCTGATGTAGCAACCTTACATTTTCCAGATTTCCAATCTACAATTTAA
- the xseA gene encoding exodeoxyribonuclease VII large subunit — protein sequence MPELLENRTIFSLLEVTRSIQKTIAERYKSLYWIKAEMNKLNHYSHSGHCYPELVEKTNGKIVAEIRSILWKADYNRINNLFLKIAQEPLREGITMLFQASISYDPMYGLSLRIVDIDPTFTLGELEKEKILSINKLKEEGVFDTNRNLPFPTLPKRLAIISVETSKGLSDFYKIINQNPWGYKIEQTLYPALLQGDKSVPSIIKQLSIIAERSDSYDAIAIIRGGGGEVGLSSYNNYLLAKAIAIFPLPVLTGIGHSTNLTVSEMVAYKNAITPSELADFLIQKFHNFAIPLDQLTSRILENTNVIFKTENERLKAFASAIKWSAQQSIQQAKVDLSAFEKDMKTNLAYIFRQKYTTMDHLEKIIQLADPIRLLKKGYSITKINGELLVSIDQLKEQDVITTQVWDGEVISITQKINNNGE from the coding sequence ATGCCGGAGCTATTAGAAAACAGAACTATTTTTTCATTGCTGGAAGTAACACGCAGCATTCAAAAAACTATTGCTGAGCGTTATAAGAGCTTGTACTGGATTAAAGCGGAAATGAATAAATTAAATCATTATTCGCATTCCGGCCACTGCTATCCAGAACTAGTAGAAAAAACGAATGGAAAAATCGTTGCAGAGATACGTTCTATCCTTTGGAAGGCAGATTATAATAGGATCAACAATCTCTTTCTAAAAATAGCGCAAGAACCCTTACGCGAAGGCATCACCATGTTATTTCAAGCAAGTATTTCTTACGACCCAATGTATGGATTAAGTCTACGAATTGTTGATATTGATCCCACATTTACATTAGGAGAGCTTGAAAAAGAAAAAATATTGAGTATCAATAAACTTAAAGAAGAAGGTGTTTTTGATACTAACCGCAATCTGCCATTTCCAACATTGCCAAAACGACTAGCTATTATTTCAGTTGAAACAAGTAAAGGTTTATCTGATTTCTACAAAATTATCAATCAAAACCCTTGGGGATATAAGATTGAACAAACACTATATCCTGCGCTGCTGCAGGGAGATAAATCCGTCCCATCTATTATTAAGCAATTATCAATCATTGCAGAACGTTCTGATTCTTACGATGCTATTGCAATTATTCGAGGCGGTGGTGGCGAAGTTGGCTTATCAAGTTACAACAACTACTTATTAGCAAAAGCAATCGCTATTTTCCCACTTCCTGTTTTAACAGGTATAGGGCATTCCACAAATCTTACTGTCAGCGAAATGGTTGCTTATAAAAATGCAATTACCCCAAGTGAGCTCGCTGATTTTTTAATTCAAAAATTTCATAATTTTGCCATTCCATTGGATCAGTTGACCAGTAGGATATTAGAAAATACAAACGTAATTTTCAAAACTGAAAATGAAAGATTAAAAGCTTTCGCCTCAGCGATTAAATGGTCTGCACAGCAATCCATTCAACAAGCTAAAGTCGATTTATCTGCTTTTGAAAAGGATATGAAAACAAATCTAGCTTACATCTTTAGGCAAAAATATACCACAATGGACCATCTGGAAAAGATTATCCAATTGGCCGATCCTATTCGCCTCCTTAAAAAGGGTTATTCGATTACCAAAATAAATGGTGAGTTGCTCGTGTCAATCGACCAGCTCAAGGAGCAAGATGTAATAACTACACAAGTTTGGGATGGAGAAGTCATCAGTATAACACAAAAAATAAATAATAATGGAGAGTAA
- the xseB gene encoding exodeoxyribonuclease VII small subunit, producing MESNYTYTDAFAELEQIVKDIETGNTNIDALSKKIKRASALIQICRAQLTSTEEEVNLLLKNLTPIENEEE from the coding sequence ATGGAGAGTAATTATACGTATACCGACGCATTTGCAGAATTGGAACAAATCGTAAAGGACATTGAAACAGGTAATACAAATATTGATGCTCTTTCTAAAAAAATAAAAAGAGCATCCGCATTGATTCAAATTTGTAGGGCACAGCTCACTTCGACAGAAGAGGAGGTCAATCTTTTACTAAAAAACTTGACTCCAATTGAGAATGAGGAAGAATAG